In Tistrella mobilis, the genomic window GGCAAGCAGCGTCGCGCCGACACCGATCAGCGCCTCGTTCTGCGGGATATGTTTGGTCGGAAGAATCATTTCTCAAACACGTCGCAGATTTCGAAAAGATAGATCAGCACCGCGATACCAGCAGTCTTGTCCGCCTGCCGACGCAACCCGCGTTGGGCAAAGGCGCACATCAGCTCGAACAGCTCGTCGCCCTTATGGCCCTCCTTCCGACGCGCGTAATATTCCTCAAGGAAGCCGGCTTTCAGGCGTTCGGGAAAGTCCGGATCGAGCTGCGCTTCGGCCTCGACATAGTCGCCAACGGTAGCTCGCGAGGTCAGACCGGCAGCAATGATATGCCGAGATCCGTTCGATAGAGCGTTCTTCTTGATCTTCTCGTCGGGCGCGGTGAGATCGAACGATCCATTGCCTACAGGAGCTTGGCTGGCGACCCACGACACAGCGTTCTGCAATTCGGGAAAGGCAACGTCCGCAAAAGCCGCCTCCATCGCCTGGCGAACCTGCTCTTCGTGGCTTTCCTTCAGTTGCTGCAACGTCGCGGTGGGCCAATCAGCCTCGACCTTGTCGATGATCGTATGGTGGTCGGTGCAGAGATAGATAAGGTTGCGGACGTTATCGCGCTCCGCATCGGTCATGGAGGCGTCGTAGCGCGCGGCGGTCGGCTTTTCACCCCGAATATGTGCCGCCTCGCCGACATAGGTGTCGTCTCCCACCTGGGCGTCGTAGGTGAGATGCTTGCCGCATTTCGGAAAGGCGCAGACGCCGCCGCTTCGAAACGCCAGGATGATTCTCGTCGGATAACTAGCGCCCACGCCGACCGCCCATCTGCGCGCGCGTGCCAGGACGGCGGGTCGTTATCTGTGGAGGAGCG contains:
- a CDS encoding HNH endonuclease; translated protein: MGASYPTRIILAFRSGGVCAFPKCGKHLTYDAQVGDDTYVGEAAHIRGEKPTAARYDASMTDAERDNVRNLIYLCTDHHTIIDKVEADWPTATLQQLKESHEEQVRQAMEAAFADVAFPELQNAVSWVASQAPVGNGSFDLTAPDEKIKKNALSNGSRHIIAAGLTSRATVGDYVEAEAQLDPDFPERLKAGFLEEYYARRKEGHKGDELFELMCAFAQRGLRRQADKTAGIAVLIYLFEICDVFEK